From the Rhodoferax sp. WC2427 genome, one window contains:
- the choX gene encoding choline ABC transporter substrate-binding protein, protein MCVVPAMAQDAESCKKIRFVDIGWSDITATTALATTVFEGLGYSPSTTIASVPISFAGLKSKQIDVSLGYWSPMQDGMVDPLAKAKSLVVLPTPNLSGAKATLAVPAYVAEAGLKSFADIAKFQKELDGKIFGIEAGSSANAKVQQMIDKNELGLGGFKLVQSSEAGMLAEVQRAIRQKKMVVFLGWEPHPMNIQMKLNYLTGGDAYFGPNFGEASVKTLVATDFQERCPNAGKLVSNLVFSTDVENRLMVPIMAKVLPATAAKAFLKQNPELLTQWLAGVKTYDGKDGLPAVRTSLGL, encoded by the coding sequence ATGTGCGTGGTGCCTGCGATGGCCCAGGATGCCGAAAGCTGCAAGAAGATCCGTTTTGTGGATATCGGCTGGAGCGACATCACCGCCACCACCGCGCTGGCCACCACAGTTTTTGAAGGCCTGGGCTACAGCCCCAGCACCACCATCGCCTCGGTGCCCATCTCTTTTGCGGGCTTGAAGAGCAAGCAGATCGACGTGTCGCTGGGCTACTGGAGCCCCATGCAAGACGGCATGGTCGATCCGCTGGCCAAGGCCAAAAGCCTGGTGGTGCTGCCCACCCCCAACCTCAGCGGTGCCAAGGCCACCCTGGCGGTTCCCGCCTATGTAGCCGAGGCGGGTCTGAAGAGCTTTGCCGACATTGCCAAGTTCCAGAAGGAGCTGGACGGCAAGATTTTCGGCATCGAAGCCGGTAGCAGCGCCAATGCCAAGGTGCAGCAGATGATCGACAAGAACGAGCTGGGCCTGGGCGGCTTCAAGCTGGTGCAGTCCAGCGAGGCCGGCATGCTGGCCGAGGTGCAGCGCGCCATTCGGCAGAAGAAGATGGTGGTGTTTCTGGGCTGGGAGCCGCACCCCATGAACATCCAGATGAAGCTGAACTACCTGACCGGCGGTGACGCCTACTTTGGGCCCAACTTTGGCGAGGCCTCGGTCAAAACCCTGGTGGCCACCGACTTCCAGGAGCGCTGCCCGAACGCAGGCAAGCTGGTGTCCAACCTGGTTTTCAGCACCGATGTGGAAAACCGCCTGATGGTGCCCATCATGGCCAAGGTCCTGCCCGCCACCGCCGCCAAAGCCTTCTTGAAGCAAAACCCCGAGCTGCTGACCCAATGGCTGGCGGGCGTTAAAACCTATGACGGCAAAGACGGCCTGCCCGCCGTGCGCACGTCCCTCGGTCTATAA
- the hemW gene encoding radical SAM family heme chaperone HemW yields MRPGLLQLAALPPLSLYVHLPWCLKKCPYCDFNSHELRADGAQTLHPAANLAAPTPTSEVPEQRYIDALMADLEAALPLVWGRTVHSIFIGGGTPSLFSPQAIDRLIGDIRARLKLEPDCEITLEANPGTFEKNRFRAYRSAGVTRLSVGVQSFNDDHLKALGRVHDSAQAIAAVEEAAQSFDTFNLDIMYALPGQTLQNLELDMRTALALGPKHISIYQLTIEPNTYFAKFPPVVPEEDLGYDMLDKITEMTLAAGMDRYEVSAYALPGHACVHNQNYWQFGDYLGIGAGAHSKLSFAHRIIRQVRFREPNLYMANALAGKAVAQDDDVARAELPFEYMLNALRLRDGFELPKFTERTGLPLTSIQKGLAEGERKGLLEREGVRVRPTVRGFDFLSDLQALFLAEPKNQSKT; encoded by the coding sequence ATGCGCCCCGGCCTGCTGCAACTGGCCGCGCTGCCGCCGCTGTCGCTCTACGTGCACCTGCCCTGGTGCCTGAAGAAGTGCCCGTACTGCGACTTCAATTCGCACGAACTGCGGGCGGACGGCGCGCAGACCCTGCATCCGGCTGCCAATCTGGCCGCCCCCACGCCGACCAGCGAAGTGCCAGAGCAGCGCTACATCGACGCGCTGATGGCCGACCTGGAGGCTGCGCTGCCGCTGGTCTGGGGCCGCACGGTGCACAGCATTTTCATCGGTGGCGGCACGCCCAGCCTGTTTTCGCCGCAGGCCATCGACCGGCTGATCGGCGACATCCGCGCCCGCCTGAAGCTGGAGCCGGATTGCGAGATCACGCTGGAAGCCAACCCCGGTACCTTCGAAAAGAACCGCTTCCGTGCCTACCGCAGCGCCGGTGTGACGCGGCTGTCGGTCGGGGTACAGAGCTTCAACGATGACCACCTGAAAGCCTTGGGCCGGGTGCACGACAGCGCCCAGGCCATTGCGGCGGTGGAAGAAGCGGCCCAGTCGTTTGACACCTTCAACCTGGACATCATGTACGCGCTGCCCGGCCAGACGCTACAAAATCTAGAGCTGGATATGCGCACCGCTCTTGCGCTAGGGCCCAAACACATCAGCATTTACCAGCTGACCATCGAGCCCAATACCTACTTTGCCAAGTTCCCACCCGTGGTACCCGAGGAAGACCTGGGCTACGACATGCTGGACAAGATCACCGAAATGACCCTGGCCGCCGGCATGGACCGCTACGAGGTCTCGGCCTACGCGCTGCCCGGCCACGCCTGCGTGCACAACCAAAATTACTGGCAGTTTGGCGACTACCTGGGGATTGGCGCGGGCGCGCACAGCAAGCTCAGCTTTGCCCACCGCATCATCCGGCAGGTGCGCTTTCGCGAACCGAATCTGTACATGGCCAACGCTCTGGCGGGCAAGGCGGTGGCGCAGGACGACGACGTTGCGCGCGCCGAGTTGCCGTTCGAGTACATGCTCAACGCCCTGCGCCTGCGCGACGGCTTTGAACTGCCGAAGTTCACCGAACGCACCGGCTTGCCGCTGACCAGCATCCAGAAGGGTCTGGCCGAGGGCGAGCGCAAGGGTTTGCTGGAGCGCGAAGGTGTGCGCGTGCGGCCCACGGTGCGGGGCTTTGACTTCCTGAGCGATCTGCAGGCGTTGTTTTTGGCCGAGCCTAAAAACCAGTCTAAAACCTAG
- the rdgB gene encoding RdgB/HAM1 family non-canonical purine NTP pyrophosphatase, protein MKIVLASNNAGKLFELQALFAPLGVELVAQGTLGIPEADEPFHTFVENALAKARHASAHSGLPAVADDAGLCVDAFGGLPGVQTAYYATQFGYPKSDSNNVRALLEQMAHIANRRAALVSTLVAVRSPNDPEPLIAVGRAVGEITRAPQGEHGFGFDPVMFLPQFGKTFAELTPEVKNANSHRGQSSRAMLALMRERWLP, encoded by the coding sequence ATGAAAATCGTATTGGCATCCAATAACGCGGGCAAGCTGTTCGAGCTGCAAGCCCTGTTCGCCCCGCTGGGCGTGGAACTGGTGGCGCAGGGCACGTTGGGCATCCCCGAGGCCGACGAGCCTTTCCACACCTTCGTCGAAAACGCCCTGGCCAAAGCCCGGCACGCCAGCGCCCACAGCGGCCTGCCCGCAGTGGCCGACGACGCGGGCCTGTGCGTCGATGCCTTCGGCGGCCTGCCGGGCGTGCAAACCGCCTACTACGCCACCCAGTTCGGCTACCCCAAGAGCGACAGCAACAATGTGCGGGCGCTGCTGGAGCAGATGGCGCACATCGCCAACCGCCGCGCCGCCCTGGTCAGCACCCTGGTGGCCGTGCGCAGCCCGAATGACCCCGAGCCGCTGATTGCTGTGGGCCGCGCCGTGGGCGAGATCACCCGCGCGCCGCAGGGCGAGCACGGCTTTGGCTTTGACCCGGTGATGTTCCTCCCGCAGTTCGGCAAGACCTTTGCCGAACTGACCCCCGAGGTGAAGAACGCCAATAGCCACCGGGGCCAATCCTCCCGCGCCATGCTGGCCCTGATGCGCGAGCGCTGGCTGCCGTGA
- a CDS encoding 3-keto-5-aminohexanoate cleavage protein, which translates to MNHDVILTCAVTGAGDTVGRHPAIPVTPKQIAEAAVEAAKAGATVVHCHVRDPATGKGSRDPALYRELVDRIRSSGVDMVLNLTAGMGGDLEIGAGENPMQFGPGTDLVGGLARLIHIEELLPEICTLDCGTLNFGDGDYIYVSTPAQLRAGAKRILELGVKAELEVFDTGHLWFAKQMLKEGLLGDAPLFQVCLGIPWGAPADTTTMKAMADNMPPGATWAGFGIGRMQMPMVAQAVLLGGNVRVGLEDNLWLDKGVPASNGSLVERARSIISMMGARTLTPEEGRQKLGLKKRG; encoded by the coding sequence ATGAACCATGATGTCATCCTGACCTGTGCCGTGACCGGCGCGGGCGACACCGTTGGCCGCCACCCGGCCATTCCCGTCACCCCCAAGCAGATCGCCGAAGCCGCGGTAGAGGCCGCCAAAGCCGGGGCCACCGTAGTGCACTGCCATGTGCGCGACCCGGCCACTGGCAAAGGCAGCCGCGACCCGGCGCTGTACCGCGAGCTGGTGGACCGTATCCGCTCCAGCGGCGTGGACATGGTGCTGAACCTGACGGCCGGCATGGGCGGCGACCTGGAAATCGGCGCGGGCGAAAACCCCATGCAGTTCGGCCCCGGCACCGACCTGGTTGGCGGGCTGGCCCGGCTGATCCACATCGAAGAGTTACTGCCCGAAATTTGCACGCTGGACTGCGGCACGCTGAATTTTGGCGACGGCGACTACATCTACGTGTCCACCCCTGCCCAGTTACGCGCCGGTGCCAAGCGCATTCTGGAGCTGGGCGTGAAAGCCGAGCTGGAGGTGTTCGACACCGGCCACCTGTGGTTTGCCAAGCAGATGCTGAAAGAAGGCCTGCTGGGCGACGCGCCGCTGTTCCAGGTCTGCCTGGGCATCCCCTGGGGTGCGCCTGCCGACACCACCACCATGAAAGCCATGGCCGACAACATGCCGCCGGGTGCCACCTGGGCTGGCTTTGGCATTGGGCGCATGCAGATGCCCATGGTGGCGCAGGCCGTGCTGCTGGGCGGCAATGTGCGCGTGGGGCTGGAAGACAACCTCTGGCTGGACAAGGGCGTGCCCGCCAGCAACGGATCGCTGGTGGAGCGGGCCCGCAGCATCATCAGCATGATGGGTGCGCGCACGCTCACCCCGGAAGAAGGACGCCAGAAGCTGGGCCTGAAAAAGCGTGGCTGA
- a CDS encoding serine/threonine protein kinase: protein MSKNKPATLPPGTAIGGYHIVRRLSSGGFGVVYLAVGADGGQVAVKEYLPSSLATREVGELLPQVQPEKLSLYRLGLKSFFEEGRSLAQISHPSVVSVLNFFRENETVYMVMNYLEGATLQDFIITSRDQRKQKVFRESTIRSLFDEILRGLRIVHQHKMLHLDIKPANIFITDDNKAVLIDFGAAREVLNKEGNFIRPMYTPGFAAPEMYRRDASMGPWTDIYAIGACIYACMQGFPPNEAPQRLEKDRIGLALSRLRGIYSDNLIEVVEWCMSIDPLSRPQSVFALQKELSREGERRYTKLTVAEKLRLQFDTLVSDTKKNVQNVRDATGIGPTPK, encoded by the coding sequence ATGTCCAAAAACAAACCGGCCACGCTTCCGCCCGGCACCGCTATCGGGGGTTACCACATCGTTCGGCGGCTCTCGTCGGGCGGGTTTGGCGTGGTGTATCTGGCAGTGGGTGCCGACGGCGGCCAGGTGGCGGTCAAGGAATACCTGCCCAGCAGCTTGGCCACCCGCGAAGTCGGCGAACTGCTGCCGCAGGTGCAGCCCGAAAAACTGTCGCTGTACCGGCTGGGGCTGAAAAGCTTTTTTGAAGAAGGCCGTTCGCTGGCGCAGATCTCGCACCCGTCGGTGGTCAGCGTGCTCAACTTCTTCCGCGAGAACGAAACCGTCTACATGGTGATGAACTACCTGGAGGGCGCCACCCTGCAGGACTTCATCATCACCTCGCGGGACCAGCGCAAGCAGAAGGTATTCCGCGAATCCACCATTCGCAGCCTGTTTGACGAAATATTGCGCGGCTTGCGCATCGTGCACCAGCACAAGATGCTGCATTTGGACATCAAGCCCGCCAATATCTTCATCACCGACGACAACAAGGCGGTCTTGATCGACTTCGGCGCGGCCCGCGAGGTGCTCAACAAGGAAGGCAACTTCATCCGCCCCATGTATACCCCCGGCTTTGCCGCCCCCGAGATGTACCGGCGTGACGCGTCCATGGGGCCCTGGACCGACATCTACGCCATCGGCGCCTGCATCTACGCGTGCATGCAGGGTTTTCCGCCCAATGAGGCGCCGCAGCGGCTGGAAAAAGACCGCATCGGCCTGGCGCTGTCGCGGCTGCGCGGCATCTATTCGGACAACCTGATCGAGGTGGTCGAATGGTGCATGTCGATCGACCCCCTGTCGCGCCCACAGTCGGTGTTTGCGCTGCAAAAAGAACTCAGCCGCGAAGGCGAGCGCCGCTACACCAAGCTGACCGTGGCCGAGAAGCTGCGCCTGCAGTTCGACACCCTGGTGTCCGACACCAAGAAAAACGTGCAGAACGTGCGTGATGCCACCGGCATCGGGCCTACGCCCAAGTGA
- a CDS encoding PP2C family serine/threonine-protein phosphatase: MKFSVFQVSRKGGREKNEDRMGYCYTSGSGLFLLADGMGGHPEGEVAAQMALQTLSALYQKQARPLLPQAADFLSAALLSAHDQILRYAAKHGMLDTPRTTLVAAVVQGNSATWVHCGDSRLYVVRDGALLTRTRDHSYAEQHRSEGGAQLPHAMNRNVLYTCLGSPVKPQFDITGPIALHQGDKIMLCSDGLWDSLDDAAIVRGLASAPVSQAVPDLVEQALRKAGARSDNVTVLAIEWETPDMFESTRGISTEAIQPGVFASSIQPQGPESLIDDLDDAAIERSIAEINEAIRKAAAKRM, translated from the coding sequence GTGAAGTTTTCGGTATTCCAGGTCAGCCGCAAGGGCGGCCGCGAAAAAAACGAAGACCGTATGGGCTATTGCTATACCAGCGGCTCGGGCCTGTTCCTGCTGGCCGACGGTATGGGCGGGCACCCAGAAGGCGAGGTGGCGGCCCAGATGGCGCTGCAAACCCTGTCTGCTCTGTACCAGAAGCAGGCCCGCCCGCTGCTGCCCCAGGCGGCCGATTTCTTGAGCGCCGCGCTGCTGTCGGCCCATGACCAGATCCTGCGCTACGCCGCCAAACACGGCATGCTGGACACCCCCCGCACCACGCTGGTGGCCGCCGTGGTGCAGGGCAATAGCGCTACCTGGGTGCACTGCGGCGATTCGCGCCTGTACGTGGTGCGCGACGGCGCGCTGCTGACCCGCACGCGCGACCACTCCTACGCCGAGCAGCACCGTTCAGAAGGGGGGGCGCAACTCCCCCACGCCATGAACCGTAACGTGCTCTACACCTGCCTGGGATCGCCGGTGAAGCCCCAGTTCGACATCACCGGCCCCATCGCGCTGCACCAGGGCGACAAGATCATGCTGTGCTCGGACGGCCTGTGGGACAGCCTGGACGATGCCGCCATCGTGCGCGGTCTGGCCAGCGCCCCGGTGTCGCAGGCCGTGCCCGACTTGGTCGAGCAGGCGCTGCGCAAGGCCGGTGCCCGCAGCGACAATGTCACCGTATTGGCGATCGAGTGGGAGACGCCGGACATGTTCGAGTCCACCCGGGGCATCTCCACCGAGGCAATCCAGCCGGGCGTGTTTGCGTCGTCCATCCAACCGCAGGGGCCGGAAAGCCTGATCGACGATCTGGACGATGCCGCCATCGAGCGATCGATCGCCGAGATCAACGAAGCCATCCGCAAAGCAGCCGCAAAGCGTATGTAA
- the rpsT gene encoding 30S ribosomal protein S20, whose amino-acid sequence MMATKPKKKNPRLASGRKRVRQDIKINAANTSLRSKYRTAVKNVEKAVLTGDKAKATELFAKMQAVVDTVADKGIFHKNKAARDKRRLSTKVKALVAAPVAA is encoded by the coding sequence ATTATGGCAACCAAACCCAAGAAAAAGAACCCACGCCTTGCGTCGGGCCGTAAGCGCGTCCGCCAGGACATCAAGATCAACGCTGCGAACACCTCGCTGCGTTCCAAATACCGTACCGCTGTCAAGAACGTCGAAAAAGCCGTTCTGACCGGCGACAAAGCCAAAGCCACCGAACTGTTTGCCAAGATGCAAGCGGTGGTGGACACGGTTGCCGACAAGGGCATCTTCCACAAGAACAAGGCAGCTCGCGACAAGCGCCGTCTGAGCACCAAGGTGAAGGCACTCGTGGCCGCACCTGTCGCTGCTTAA
- a CDS encoding GlxA family transcriptional regulator, translating into MPTEDLYFLLLPAFSMLGFVSAVEPLRVANRYHKDLYHWHILSVDGGPVTASNGMSLNAEGSLDTVASAPTLFIVGGFNPLEHYTPALGNWLRRLDRAGTVLGAIDTGSFVLAEAGLLQRQKLTLHWEAISAFVERYPALAASVTQELFEIDGQRITSAGGTASIDMLLALIARKHGHALATKVSEQFVLGRIRNPSDHQRMQIAARYGIHNKKTIQVVSEMERHMEDPLSPDALADSIGVTRRQLERLFATYLKDTPSHFYLGLRLDRARQLLQQTEMRIIEVSVACGFESPSYFSRAYRSRFHSPPKQDRLAS; encoded by the coding sequence ATGCCCACCGAAGACCTGTACTTTCTGCTGCTGCCCGCGTTTTCGATGCTGGGCTTTGTGTCGGCGGTCGAGCCGCTGCGGGTGGCGAACCGGTACCACAAAGACCTGTACCACTGGCACATCCTGAGCGTGGACGGCGGCCCGGTGACGGCCAGCAACGGCATGTCGCTGAATGCCGAAGGCTCGCTGGACACGGTCGCCAGCGCCCCCACCTTGTTCATCGTGGGCGGCTTCAACCCGCTGGAGCACTACACGCCAGCGCTGGGCAACTGGCTGCGGCGGCTGGACCGGGCGGGCACGGTGCTGGGTGCCATCGACACCGGTAGCTTTGTGCTGGCCGAGGCCGGGCTGCTGCAGCGCCAGAAACTGACCCTGCACTGGGAGGCGATATCGGCGTTTGTGGAGCGCTACCCGGCGCTGGCCGCCTCGGTGACGCAGGAGCTGTTTGAAATTGACGGCCAACGCATCACCAGCGCGGGCGGCACGGCCTCCATCGACATGCTGCTGGCGCTGATTGCCCGCAAGCATGGCCACGCGCTGGCCACCAAGGTGTCGGAACAGTTTGTGTTGGGCCGCATCCGTAACCCTTCGGACCACCAGCGCATGCAGATTGCCGCACGGTACGGCATCCACAACAAGAAAACCATCCAGGTGGTGAGCGAAATGGAGCGCCACATGGAAGACCCGCTATCGCCCGATGCGCTGGCCGACAGCATCGGCGTGACCCGGCGGCAGCTGGAGCGGCTGTTTGCCACCTACCTGAAAGACACGCCCTCGCACTTCTACCTGGGCCTGCGGCTGGACCGGGCGCGCCAGCTCCTGCAGCAGACCGAAATGCGCATCATCGAGGTCAGCGTGGCCTGCGGATTTGAATCGCCCTCGTACTTCTCGCGGGCCTACCGCAGCCGGTTCCACAGCCCGCCCAAGCAGGACCGCCTGGCTAGCTGA
- a CDS encoding SirB1 family protein yields MHIPYHPPTPLEYFAALVQSDEHFPLLEAVTSLAQDEYPELDIEQVLGDVDQLLARLKRRLPRDAVPLQRLRSLNQFFYRDLNFGGNVNDYYDPDNSYLNAVLRTRRGIPISLAVLWMELAQGIGLVVRGVAFPGHFMVKINLPKGQVVMDPFTGQSLSREELSERLEPYTRRNTLSDDFEVPLGLYLQASPPRDILARMLRNLKDIHTAQSDWPRLITVLDRLLVLLPDAWSEYRDRGLAHAALGHTRPAVIDLEKYLLCSQDALDLDSISERLSSLRRAKN; encoded by the coding sequence ATGCACATCCCCTACCACCCCCCCACCCCGCTGGAGTATTTTGCGGCGCTGGTGCAAAGCGACGAACACTTTCCGCTGCTGGAGGCCGTGACCAGCCTGGCGCAAGACGAATACCCTGAACTCGACATCGAACAGGTGCTGGGCGATGTCGACCAGCTGCTGGCCCGCCTCAAGCGTCGCCTGCCACGCGACGCGGTGCCGCTGCAGCGCCTGCGCTCGCTGAACCAGTTCTTCTACCGCGACCTGAACTTTGGCGGCAACGTCAACGACTACTACGACCCCGACAACAGCTACCTCAACGCCGTGCTGCGCACCCGCCGGGGCATCCCGATCTCGCTGGCGGTGCTGTGGATGGAGCTGGCCCAGGGCATTGGCCTGGTGGTGCGGGGCGTGGCGTTTCCGGGGCACTTCATGGTCAAAATCAACCTGCCCAAGGGCCAGGTGGTGATGGATCCGTTCACCGGCCAGTCGCTGAGCCGCGAAGAGCTGTCCGAGCGGCTGGAGCCCTACACGCGGCGCAATACGCTGTCTGACGATTTCGAGGTGCCACTGGGCCTGTACTTGCAGGCCAGCCCGCCACGCGACATCCTGGCCCGCATGCTGCGCAACCTCAAAGACATCCACACCGCGCAAAGCGACTGGCCGCGCCTGATCACCGTGCTGGACCGCCTGCTGGTGCTGCTGCCCGATGCCTGGAGCGAATACCGCGACCGCGGCCTGGCGCACGCCGCCCTGGGCCACACCCGGCCTGCCGTGATCGACCTGGAAAAGTACCTGCTGTGCTCACAGGATGCGCTCGATCTGGACAGCATTTCCGAGCGCCTGAGCAGCCTGCGCCGGGCGAAAAACTAG
- the rph gene encoding ribonuclease PH: MTEFIRSGGRAAHQLRPVRITRGYTIHAEGSVLIEFGNTKVLCTASVEEKVPSHKKGSGEGWVTAEYGMLPRATHTRSDREAARGKQSGRTQEIQRLIGRSLRAVFDLKLLGERTIHLDCDVLQADGGTRTAAITGAFVAAQDAVNVLLKSGKISTTPILQPVAAISVGIVQGTPLLDLEYTEDAACDTDMNVVMTGAGHFVEVQGTAEGVAFTRAEMDALLALAEKGIIGLMDLQQQALSK, encoded by the coding sequence ATGACCGAATTCATCCGTAGCGGCGGCCGTGCCGCCCACCAGCTGCGCCCGGTGCGCATCACCCGGGGCTACACCATCCACGCCGAAGGCTCGGTGCTGATCGAGTTTGGCAATACCAAAGTGCTGTGCACCGCCTCGGTGGAAGAAAAGGTGCCCAGCCACAAGAAGGGCAGCGGCGAGGGCTGGGTCACCGCCGAATACGGCATGCTGCCGCGCGCCACCCACACCCGCAGCGACCGCGAGGCCGCCCGTGGCAAGCAAAGTGGGCGCACGCAGGAAATCCAGCGCCTGATCGGCCGCTCTCTGCGGGCCGTGTTCGATTTGAAGTTGCTGGGCGAGCGCACTATCCACCTGGACTGCGACGTGCTGCAGGCCGACGGCGGCACCCGCACCGCCGCCATCACCGGTGCGTTTGTGGCGGCGCAGGATGCCGTCAACGTGCTGCTCAAGTCGGGCAAGATCAGCACCACCCCCATCCTCCAGCCCGTGGCGGCCATCTCGGTGGGCATCGTGCAGGGCACGCCGCTGCTGGACCTGGAATACACCGAAGATGCCGCCTGCGACACCGACATGAACGTGGTGATGACCGGCGCGGGCCATTTCGTGGAAGTGCAGGGCACGGCCGAGGGCGTGGCCTTTACCCGCGCCGAGATGGACGCGCTGCTGGCGCTGGCCGAAAAAGGCATCATCGGCCTGATGGACCTGCAACAGCAGGCACTATCAAAATAA
- the murJ gene encoding murein biosynthesis integral membrane protein MurJ, whose protein sequence is MSLFKSASTISLLTLASRVAGLVRDQLFAATFGANAMTDAFYVAFRIPNLFRRLFGEGAFSQAFVPVLAASKATHGLEATKLLIDRVATLLTWVLVLTCVLGVLGTPLLVWAMAGGMQQEPQAYAAATTMTRWMFPYILFISLVSMASGILNTWRVFAVPAATPVLLNIAMIAATVWATPWFRSHGIEPIYAQIIGVMLGGLLQLGVQIPALKRLGLFPNIGLTWSLVRTAWADDATKKVAKLMVPALLGVGVAQISLFINTQIASRLAPGSVSWLSGADRLMEFPTAMLGVALGVVLMPQLAGAKAANDPKQYSAMLDWGLRLVVLLAVPCSVALLTFATPLVAVIFHYGAFTERDVAQTALALMGWGVGLLGVVAIKVLAPGFYASHNMKTPARIAVAVLVITQLLNLALVPLFQHAALTLSVGLGALINATWLLIGLRRRGSYLPVPGWWKFILQVLAASALLAVFLIWATSAVPWTQFAGAKLERVGYMALVLLASAAIYFVALWAAGMKLRKVVHPGGI, encoded by the coding sequence GTGAGTCTCTTCAAATCTGCTTCCACCATCTCCCTGCTGACCCTGGCTTCCCGCGTGGCGGGTCTGGTCCGCGACCAGTTGTTTGCTGCCACCTTCGGCGCCAACGCCATGACAGACGCGTTCTACGTGGCGTTTCGCATTCCCAACCTGTTTCGCCGCCTGTTTGGCGAAGGCGCGTTCAGCCAGGCCTTTGTGCCAGTGCTGGCCGCCAGCAAGGCTACGCACGGGCTGGAAGCCACCAAGCTGCTGATCGACCGCGTAGCCACCCTGCTGACCTGGGTGCTGGTGCTGACCTGTGTGCTGGGGGTGCTGGGCACGCCGCTGCTGGTCTGGGCCATGGCCGGGGGCATGCAGCAGGAACCGCAGGCCTATGCGGCGGCCACCACCATGACGCGCTGGATGTTCCCCTACATCCTGTTCATCTCGCTGGTGTCCATGGCCTCGGGCATTTTGAACACCTGGCGGGTGTTTGCGGTACCCGCCGCCACGCCGGTGCTGCTGAACATCGCCATGATCGCCGCCACCGTGTGGGCCACGCCCTGGTTCCGCAGCCACGGCATTGAGCCCATCTATGCGCAGATCATTGGTGTGATGCTGGGTGGCCTCTTGCAATTAGGGGTGCAGATTCCGGCGTTGAAGCGCCTGGGCCTGTTTCCGAATATTGGACTAACTTGGTCGCTTGTGCGCACCGCATGGGCCGATGACGCTACCAAAAAAGTAGCAAAGCTGATGGTTCCGGCTCTGCTGGGGGTGGGCGTGGCGCAGATCTCGCTGTTCATCAATACCCAGATCGCCTCGCGCCTGGCCCCCGGCAGTGTGAGCTGGCTCAGCGGGGCCGACCGGCTGATGGAATTCCCCACCGCCATGCTGGGCGTGGCCCTGGGCGTCGTGCTGATGCCGCAACTGGCCGGTGCCAAGGCCGCCAACGACCCCAAACAGTATTCCGCCATGCTCGACTGGGGCCTGCGCCTGGTGGTGTTGCTGGCCGTACCCTGCTCGGTAGCCCTGCTGACCTTTGCCACTCCGCTGGTGGCGGTGATCTTCCACTACGGTGCTTTCACCGAGCGCGACGTGGCACAAACTGCGCTGGCGCTGATGGGCTGGGGCGTGGGCCTGCTGGGTGTGGTGGCCATCAAGGTGCTGGCCCCCGGCTTTTACGCCAGCCACAACATGAAGACCCCGGCGCGCATTGCCGTGGCCGTGCTGGTCATCACCCAGCTGCTGAATCTGGCGCTGGTGCCGCTGTTCCAACACGCCGCGCTGACGCTGTCGGTGGGCCTGGGGGCCCTGATCAACGCCACCTGGCTGCTGATCGGCCTGCGGCGGCGCGGCAGCTACCTGCCGGTGCCCGGCTGGTGGAAGTTCATTTTGCAGGTGCTGGCCGCCAGCGCCCTGCTGGCGGTATTCTTGATCTGGGCGACCAGTGCCGTGCCATGGACCCAGTTTGCGGGCGCAAAATTGGAACGGGTTGGCTACATGGCGCTGGTGTTGCTTGCGTCAGCAGCTATTTATTTTGTAGCATTGTGGGCAGCGGGAATGAAATTACGTAAAGTGGTGCATCCGGGCGGCATTTAG